Genomic window (Mycolicibacterium smegmatis):
GCGCAGCAGGGCACCTGGAAGAAGATGGAGAACGCCGCCAAGGGCTTCTCGAAGGGCATGGACGACATCGGGGCGGCGCTCGACAACGACCTCGGCATCTCCGAGGGTCTGCCCGGACTCGCCGACAACCTCGTGCGATTCGTCGCCAGCTTGGCCGCGGCGCCGCTACTGGGCCCGCTGTCGGCGATCAGCGCGGCCAACCCGATCCAAGGCGGGCACGGCATCCTCGGCATCCTCGGTGCGCAGGGCGCGTTCGGCCCGCAGTACACCCAATCGCAGTACGCGCAGCAGGGCTACGGCTACCCGGCGGGATACGCCGCTGGCGGATACCCGGGCGATGCGGCGCTGCTGGCCAACGTCCCGGCAGGCCGCTACTCGCAGACCGGAATCGCCGACCTGACACAAGGCATCGCCGACTGCTCCAGCGCGGTCGAGGATCTCGTCAACCTGCTCGACGGCCGCCCCACCGGTGGCCGGTCTCTGTCGACACACAACGCGGACGAGTGGCTGCGCGAGCGCGGCTTCCTGCCGGGCGCCGGTGGCCCCGGCGACTTCCGGGTGGGATTCAACGCCAGCCACATGCAGGCGACGCTGCCTGGTGGCACGCCATTCAACTGGGGTAGCGACTCGGCGGCTGCCCGTCGGGGCATCGGCGGGACCGGTGCCGATGACCCGGCCTTTACGTCGCACTACTATCGCCCCGCGGTTGCCGGGTCTGCATCAGTACCCACCATCCCTGCTGCGCCGAGCGTCACCGTGTACCCGTCGACCGCGTCGGCGTCTCCGTCGACCGCAGCGGATATCTACAGCCCGGCGAACACGAACCCAGCGCTGAACAATCCGGCCACACCGGCGACCACCCCCTCGAGCCTGCCCCCAGTCTCCGGTGGCGGCGGCACGTTGCCATTCATGGGCCAGGGTGGTCCGCAGGCGGCCCCGTTCGCGCTCAACACCCCAGTGGGTGGCAGCGCGTTCCCCGCGCAGGGTGGTGGCGGCTTCCAGGGCGTGTCGGGCCTGCCGATGGACGCGATCATGACCGCGACCCAGGGCCTGGATCTATTGGCCCCCGGTGCATCTCAGGCCGCGCAGATCGGCATCAAGCTCGCCAACCGCGCGATCGGCTATGCGGGCCAGCTCGCCGGCATCGGCGTCTCGGGTCTCATGGAGACATTTCTGCCGTCGGGCTCGCCACTGGGCAACATCGGCAATTCGTGGTTCGGCAAGGTCGCATCCGGTTTCGCCGGTGCGCGGCCTGCGCTGCCAAACACCGCCGGGCAGCAAGCCCCGCCGAACCCGAACCCGGCTCAGCCTGGTCAGCCGGGCCAGCAGCAGCCCGGCCAGCCGATCAACCTCGAGTACCACAACCATCAGGCCACCGAGGACCGCGCCGGCGCTGACATCACGCGGCACCTCGAAGTCCAGAACGCCCCTGCGGGGCAACGATGACCCACTATCCACAGGGGACGCTCACGCCTCACGCTGCCTACTACCACCTCAAGGGTCGGCACCCGTTGGTGACGCTGTGGTCCTACGACGGGGCGAACAGTTTCTCGGTCCTCGGCGGCAAGGCGATTCCCGACAAGTTCACCGCACCCGAGTGCGTGATGGTCAAGAAAAACGGGCTCAAGGGTCTGATCGCGCCGTGGGACACCATCGACCAGAAGGGCGCCTCCCAGGATGGCGTGACGTTCGTCGACGCGCTGCAGGGCCCCACCGAGGTTGAGATCAAACTGCTGGTGCGTGGCCGCGACCCGCAGCACTGCCGCAAGCTGTGCCGCCTCATCATCGCCTCGATCGACAAGAAGCGCACGAGCGAGCTGTCGTTCATCGACCTCGATACGGGCCGCTGGTGGTCGGATGTGCGGTGGTTCAAGGCGCCCCGGACGTGAGCAACATCGGCGAATCGTGCACGCAGGAGCTGACCTTGGTCCTGCGCGCCGACAACGGGTTCTGGCGCACCTACCCGGAAACCGACTCGTTCGCGTTCTCCTACGAGGACACCACGGAGACGTTCAACTACGACACCGAGGCTGACGGCGACCTGGGTGAGAACTGGCCGCTGTGCTGCACCGAAGAGGGTGGTGGGTTCATCTACGCCGACGGGTCGCAGGCCCGCTGGAAAGATGACCCCGACGACTGGCTGATCACCGACACCCGCGAGGTGGTGGCCGGGCCCTACAAGGACTTCCAGACCGCCACCAACAACCAGGTCGTCTCGATGGTCATCGGGTCGTTCCAGGAGTGGTCGCTGCCCGAGGGCGCGGCCAACGATCTGTGGGCGCGTATGGGCCGCAACCCCGATGGCTCCTGGGATGGCAACGGCATCCGCATGCGCATCGAGAACAACATCCTGACCTCTTCGGCGGTTCCCCCCTTTTCGCCGTTCGCGAATCGCCTGCACTGCAACCCATCGCCATCCGGAGCACTCGATCGGCGGCACCCGGGCATATCTCTTCGTACTCCCGAAGCGCCTTCGGCGGAGGCACTTGGTGCCGCAGCAATGTCCGAATATGGGCCGCAGGCTACCACCCAAACACTGCGCAGCAACGAGACAAACGGCGACACTATCGACAGCGCGAGGGGTGATGGGTCGAATCACCGCTGGTAACCGCACTGACGTGCCGAGCGGGTTGCGCCGTTTCGGGCAAACATCCCATTGCATAGCTCGGCGAGCAGACCGTCGGACCCGGTACCGATTCGACAGTCGGGCGCCGTCGCGTCGGCACACGTTCCGATGCTCTCGCCACTCCTAAGAGCCGAGGGCGATCACCACGCATAGGCCACGTTTGTCGCGATGTGAGCAAATACACTTGCAGGCCCCTTAGTTTGAGCTCCGGTTGCAGTAGTTCGTTGCTAAGCGCTGCTCAGAAGCGCTAGTTTGTTTTGCCGGTGAAGAAAACAACAGGCCCAGTACGCATCGGTGATAATCGGTGTAATAGCAGCTAGTTGACGGGTAGTGGCATCTCTGCTTAGAGTCCTGCCTCACATGGATGAGGCTTGCTATATGGCCTCTCAGGTACGTAGCTGATCGGGGGATCGCATGCGGGACCGTCGAGACTTACGGGCGAGTTCAGGCAACTTTCTGGGCCATGAGGAGCAAAGTGTGTGGTTCAGTTGGCCGTTTCGGTCGCTGGCCGTGCTGTGTGCGGTGGCGGTCGCGATCGGTGGTCTGCACCTCGTCCAGCCCACACCGTCGGAGCGGGTAGAGCAGGGTGCGGCCGCGGTGTCGGCGGCGCAGAAGTTCGCTGACGCCGCGACCGCAGCGTTCACCGAGTCGGCGGTGGGCTCGGATCTGACCGTCTCGCCCGAGCAGCGCCGCACGGGCCTGCCCACCGACCCGGTGACCGGCCTGACCTCACAGACCGCGGCCGGCCCGGTGCAGATCGTGTTGCCGGGCGGTCTCGGGCGGGCTGAGCACACCCCGGGCGGGCAGGTGGTGTATCCGAATGCCGGTGCGGGATTTGATCTTCTGGCCGAAAATACCGCTACCGGTACTCGCACCGTGGCGCGGATCGCTGGCCCGGGTGGGCCACGGATGGTCACCACGTTCGTGCGCACCCCGGCCGACACGGTGATGTTGGCCCACACCAACGGGTATCTGACTATCAACAAAGCGACACCCACGGCCGAGACCGTCGGCATGTTCGCCCCCGCCGAAACCCGCGACGCCACCGGCGGACCAGTACCCAGCTCGTATCTTGTGAAGCAACTCGCCCCGCAGCTGTATGTGCTGGCCGAAGTGATCGACCCCCGGCCCGACACCGCCTGGCCGGTCTATGTTGACCCGCCACTGCACCTGACAGGTGCCGGCGGCGCGCCGCTGGGTTTGTTGGATTCGTTCGCCGACTCCGTCAGCTCATTGGCCAACACTGCGACGTCGGCGGTCAAGACCGCCGCGTCGGCGACCGTGTCGGGGGCGAAGGCGGTCGGGTCGTTCGTCAAAGAGAACCCGCTGGAATCGGCGATGCTGGTCGGCGGGGTGGCCCTGGCTGTCACCGGCGTCGGTGGACCTGCGGGCGCGGCCGCGATCGCTGCGGCGACGGTGAACCTGTCCAGCGCCGGTCTCGATATCGCCGCGGCCGCCATGCCCGACAACCAAGCACTGGGCATGGCCGCTAACGTGATGGCCGCGGCGTCCATGGTCACCCCACAAGGCGCCGCCAAAAAGGTCATCAAAGAAGGCGTCGAACAAGCCGGCGAACAACTCGCCAAACACACCGACGACGTCATCGACGTCGCCAAAACCACCCCCACCCCACCCGCGCAGCTCGCCGACGAGGTCGCGGCCGCGAGCACGGCGAAACCACCCGTCTCACCCGGTGTCTCGCCGAAAGCCCCCAACGCGCCACCCGCGAAAGCGCCAGAACCGACGCAGCCTGCCAGCAGTGCAGGACCGCCGGGAGCGAGCACCCCAGGCGTCCGGCCAGGAAACCTCCCGCGTAGCCAACGCGTGCCCCCTGCCACGAAGGCACAGCGCGACGCGGCATACGAGGCAAGCGCCGCCCGCAACGGAGGAAAGCCCCAATGCGTCTATTGCGGCAGCAGTGATGGTCCATTTCACATCGACCACGTGGTCCCTCGCGCCAAGGGCGGGACCAATGCCCCTTCGAACCACGCGCCGGCATGCGCGACGACCTGTAATCTCGCCAAAAGCGATAAACGACCCGAGGATTTTCTCAAAGAGCTAGACGCGCGCGGCGTGACGAGGTCAGATGCCGACCAGAAGTTCCTTGATAAAGCCATCCAAACACAGCAACAACGCCTAACGTCGCCAGCTGATCAGCGGGCCAGCCAAAAGGCCCGCGTGCAAGCGGTCACGAATCGCCAGCGCAAGTCAGCTCGGGAATCGGCTCAGCGGTCTAGCGCACAGCACGACGGACGTTCCGGCTCCGATGGGGGCGCACGATCATCTGACAGGAAAAACGATAAGGATAAGAAGAAAGACGGGAAGAGTAAGAAACATCACCCGAAACCAAAAGGGAAATAGCGCTCACGCTCCGCGTCGGAAATAGGAAGCTCATATCGATATGACCCGTGAACGTTTCGATACGCTTGGACCGCCTCCAGGTACGCGCCCCCGGGGTGCTTTACCGATGAGGTTCGAGATCGACACCGACGACGAGCACTCCTGGCCACCTGCCAACTCAGAGACGCTTTGGGTTCTGCCTGAGCCGGAAGCTCGAACATACCGGGTGCTTAGTATCCCCGTTCTTGCCGACGGTATCGCCGTCAACGACACTGTCCTCGGCGAGTTCGCGAACGACAATCTCATGTTCAAAGGCAAGATCACCTCCGGTGGGCACTCCACCATCCGAATCTTTATCGACCACCAGGTCGAGGAAGGCATCCTCACTGAGCGCATCGCTGCCATCATCAGCGAAGTAGAAGCTGCTGGCTGCACCGTCCGGCGAAGTGGATGGGATTTGATCGTTGCCGTAGACATTCCGACGCTGGACGCTTACGAGCACGTCTACGACGACTGCCTCATCCCCAGGGGCGAAGCTGGCGAACTCGCCGTCGAATCAGCATGCATGACCTTCGACACCTAGCGCCAAAACGCTTGCGCGATCGACGCTGTGACCTATGGTGGGCCGAGCTTCGTAATCTGTAGCCGCTCGTCGAGCAGCTCGTCCATGTGGCGCGTGGATCGCAGCGGCTGATCGCGCTCATCGAAATTCCCCAGGTGTGCTCGTTGAAATTCCCCACCTGTGAGCATCGGTCAGTGTAGTGCTTGGCGGGTGCCGGTGGTGGCGCGGCGGAGGGTTTCCGCGGCGGCCTGGTGGTCGCGAAGGCGGTAGGACTCGCCGTCGAGGTTGATGACCACCGAGCGGTGCAGGAGGCGGTCGAGCATGGCGGCGGCCACGGTGGTGTCGCCGAGGATCTCTCCCCAGGATCCGACACCACGATTGGTCGTGATCACGAGCAATGATCAATACCTGTGGATGAGCCTCGGTGTGGGGGCGTGAAGATGGGCGCACCTTCCCGGGGATGATCTTCACGGAATCAGGTATTCGATCAAGACCGGCGTTGGCGCGCTGGTTGGGAAGGTACGCCCATGCTCACCGTAGTTCACGACACCGAGGACGCCAACGACAAGGCCAGCGGTGCTGGTCGGTCGTTGTTGGATGAGATCGTCCGCGACGGGGCCCGGCAGATGCTGGCCGCGGCGTTGCAGGCCGAGGTCGCCGCCTACGTGGCGCAGTTCGCCGATCAACTCGACGAGAACGGTCACCGGTTGGTGGTGCGAAACGGCTATCACCAGCCCCGGGAGGTGCTGACCGCCGCCGGCGCGGTGCAGGTGAAAGCGCCGCGGGTCAACGACCGCCGTGTCGACCCCGACACCGGTGAACGCAAGCGGTTCTCCTCGGCGATCCTGCCGGCCTGGGCGCGCAAGTCGCCGCAGATGAGCGAGGTACTGCCGCTGCTGTACCTGCACGGCCTGTCGAGCAACGATTTCACCCCTGCCCTCGAGCAGTTCCTCGGCTCCGGCGCTGGGCTGTCGGCCAGCACGATCACCCGGCTCACGGCGCAGTGGCAAGACGAGGCCCGCGCGTTTGGGGCCCGCGACCTCTCGGCCACTGATTACGTGTATCTGTGGGTCGACGGCATTCACCTCAAGGTGCGGCTGGACCAGGAAAAGCTCTGTCTGCTGGTGATGCTGGGCGTGCGTGCTGATGGCCGCAAGGAGCTCGTGGCGATCACCGACGGCTACCGCGAGTCGGCCGAGTCGTGGGCCGATCTGTTGCGCGACTGCAAGCGCCGCGGCATGACCGCCCCCGTACTCGCGATCGGCGATGGCGCGCTCGGGTTCTGGAAAGCAGTCCGCGAGGTTTTCCCGGCCACCAAAGAGCAGCGGTGCTGGTTTCATAAGCAGGCCAATGTTCTTGCTGCACTGCCGAAATCAGCGCACCCGTCGGCGCTGGCGGCGATCAAGGAGATCTACAACGCCGAGGATATCGACAAGGCCCAGATCGCGGTCAAGGCCTTCGAGGCCGACTTCGGCGCGAAGTATCCCAAGGCGGTCGCTAAGATCACCGACGACCTCGATGTGCTGCTGGAATTCTACAAGTATCCGGCCGAACATTGGATTCATCTGCGAACGACGAATCCGATCGAATCCACCTTTGCCACAGTGCGTTTGAGGACCAAGGTCACCAAGGGGCCCGGATCACGAGCGGCCGGACTAGCGATGGCCTACAAGCTCATCGACGCCGCCGCGGCCCGCTGGCGTGCCGTCAACGCCCCACACCTGGTCGCCCTGGTCCGCGCCGGCGCGGTCTTCCATAAAGGCAGACTGCTCGAACGACCCACCGACATCACCCCGCCAACATCGCCCTCAGACGGCGGTCAGCACGCCGGAACGGAGGTCGCCTGAAACACCCCGATCCACAGGTATTGACAATTCCTCCGTGATCACGATGCTGGTTTTCAAATACCGTTGGGAGACAACCTGAAACAACGCCGAGGCGGCCTCGGCAGGCAGCGGCAAATAGCCCAGTTCATCGATCACCAACAGGGTGGGGCCGGCGTAGAACCGCATGGTGGTGGCCCAGCGCCCCTCAATCGCCGCGCGATGGCACCGAGCTGCCAGATCGGCGGCAGTGGTGAAGTAGGTCCGATACCCGGCATGCGCTGCCGCCCTTGCCAACCCCACCGACAGGTGCGTCTTCCCGGTGCCCGGCGGGCCGACGAGCAGAATGTTGGTCGCCGACTCGAGGTAACGGCAGGTGCCCAGTTCGTCGATGAGCTTGCGGTCGATGCCGGCGGCCGCATCGACGTGAAATCATCGAGGGTGGCCGGGGTGGGCAGGCAGGCGAACCGCAGCCGCCCAGCCAGCCGCCGGGCGGTGCTGGCCTCGACCTCGACCGCCAGCAGCCGCTCCAACGCCACGGTCAGTGACAGGTTCTCGGCGCTGGCCTGGTCGAGCACGGCGGGCAGCGCCGCGGCGGCGGCGTGCAGTTTGAGCTCAGCCAGATGTGAACGCAGCTTCTGATAGCGGCTGGCCGCCGTCGACGGCGGCTCCTCGGTGACGGTGGCGGTGTTCTTGGCGGTCCGTGGCGTGGGGGTCATTGGATGGTCCTTTTCTGGGCGGCCCGCTCATAGGCGGACAGGTCGATGACAGTGGAATCAGTTGACCAAGTGGAGGATTCGGCAGCTTCTTGGTTAGCGTCGTTGAGGTGAAGCAGTTGGGCGGCAGCGGCTTTGGCGGCCGGCCCGGGTGGGATGCGTTCCTTGCGGCGATGGGGACGCCCGGTGGACGCTGTCGCCATCGCCATGGTGTCCAGGGCGATGACATGGCCGCTGTCGCGGACCATCACCCCGAGTCCGTCGGCGGCCATGCGGTGCCGCGCGATCACTATCCCTGCGACCGTGGCGATATCGCAGAACTGCGCCCCGACGGGATGGCTGACCACCACCTGGGCGGCGGCCAGCTCCGGCGGCACCGAGTAGCGGTTGCCGCGGTAGGACACCAACGCTTGGCGTGACGCCGTGCGGGTTTGGGAAATGATCACCGGATACGGCGTCGCCGGCACTGGCGCCAAGGGTTCGGTCTTGGCCACCACAGCCACCGCTGACCGCCCGTCAGCGGTGGCCCGCATCCGGGTGCCACCGCGCACCCGGGCAAACCGGTCCACACTGGCCTGCGCCGCCTCGGCGGTCAACTCGTCATCCAGGGTGCGCCACCAGCGTTGCGCGGCAGTGTGATTGACCTTCTCCACCACACCCTTGCGGTTTCCCCGCCGCGGTGGGCAGATCGCCACCGACACCCCGTAATGCTTGGCCACCCCGGCAAACGACGCGGTCACCCGCCCCGAACCCGGGTCACAGACGGTGGCCATCCGGTCAAACCGCCACACCCGCGTGCAGCCACCGAGCTCGCGGGTCACCCGGTCCAGCGCGGCGACCAGCTGCGGCTGATCCTCCGACGGCGTCAACGCCGCCCGCCACTTGCCAGAATGCGCCAGCGAGCCCACCAGCAGATGTGCGGTCTTACCCCACCCCCAGGATTCGGGTGGATCGGGCAATTCCAGCCAGTCCCACTGGGTTTCATCGCCAGGAGCGTGCTCGATGACGGAGTTCGGGCGTTCGGTGGCGGTGCGACACGCCTGGCAGTCCGGGCGCAGGTTCCTCGCCCGGATGTTGCGGGTCAGGCTCTGATACGACAGCGGAAATCCCAGCTGCTCGAGTTCGTCGAGCAGGGTGCGGGCCCACAGATGCGGGTCCTCGGTCAGCCGCGCGGCGACATAGTCGACGAACGGCTCGAACGGATCCGGGCCCGGCCGCGCCCGCACCCCAGGTGTTCGCTTTCCCGACAAATAATCCGCGATCGTTTTGCGGTCCCGGCCGGTGTGGCGGGCGATCGCCGAGATCGTCCAACCACGTTTACGTAGGGCATGTACTTCCACATCGTCCTCCCATGTGAGCATGAGAAAGCGGGCCTCCTTCGACGGGAGCTGTTGGCGTCAGACACCAGCAGCATCGAGGGAGGCCCGCCCTTCTCGGCGGAGCCACACGGGTGGGGAATTTCAATGAGCGTCAGTGGGGAATTTCAGTGAGCGCAGTCAGTCCATGTGGCGCGTGGATCGCAGCGGCCTTCCGTCGGCAGCGCACGCCGCCCGGAACGCCGTCAGCGCGCGCAGCTCGGA
Coding sequences:
- a CDS encoding DUF7257 domain-containing protein gives rise to the protein MVLRADNGFWRTYPETDSFAFSYEDTTETFNYDTEADGDLGENWPLCCTEEGGGFIYADGSQARWKDDPDDWLITDTREVVAGPYKDFQTATNNQVVSMVIGSFQEWSLPEGAANDLWARMGRNPDGSWDGNGIRMRIENNILTSSAVPPFSPFANRLHCNPSPSGALDRRHPGISLRTPEAPSAEALGAAAMSEYGPQATTQTLRSNETNGDTIDSARGDGSNHRW
- a CDS encoding HNH endonuclease, whose translation is MWFSWPFRSLAVLCAVAVAIGGLHLVQPTPSERVEQGAAAVSAAQKFADAATAAFTESAVGSDLTVSPEQRRTGLPTDPVTGLTSQTAAGPVQIVLPGGLGRAEHTPGGQVVYPNAGAGFDLLAENTATGTRTVARIAGPGGPRMVTTFVRTPADTVMLAHTNGYLTINKATPTAETVGMFAPAETRDATGGPVPSSYLVKQLAPQLYVLAEVIDPRPDTAWPVYVDPPLHLTGAGGAPLGLLDSFADSVSSLANTATSAVKTAASATVSGAKAVGSFVKENPLESAMLVGGVALAVTGVGGPAGAAAIAAATVNLSSAGLDIAAAAMPDNQALGMAANVMAAASMVTPQGAAKKVIKEGVEQAGEQLAKHTDDVIDVAKTTPTPPAQLADEVAAASTAKPPVSPGVSPKAPNAPPAKAPEPTQPASSAGPPGASTPGVRPGNLPRSQRVPPATKAQRDAAYEASAARNGGKPQCVYCGSSDGPFHIDHVVPRAKGGTNAPSNHAPACATTCNLAKSDKRPEDFLKELDARGVTRSDADQKFLDKAIQTQQQRLTSPADQRASQKARVQAVTNRQRKSARESAQRSSAQHDGRSGSDGGARSSDRKNDKDKKKDGKSKKHHPKPKGK
- a CDS encoding DUF4265 domain-containing protein, encoding MRFEIDTDDEHSWPPANSETLWVLPEPEARTYRVLSIPVLADGIAVNDTVLGEFANDNLMFKGKITSGGHSTIRIFIDHQVEEGILTERIAAIISEVEAAGCTVRRSGWDLIVAVDIPTLDAYEHVYDDCLIPRGEAGELAVESACMTFDT
- a CDS encoding IS256 family transposase, whose translation is MLTVVHDTEDANDKASGAGRSLLDEIVRDGARQMLAAALQAEVAAYVAQFADQLDENGHRLVVRNGYHQPREVLTAAGAVQVKAPRVNDRRVDPDTGERKRFSSAILPAWARKSPQMSEVLPLLYLHGLSSNDFTPALEQFLGSGAGLSASTITRLTAQWQDEARAFGARDLSATDYVYLWVDGIHLKVRLDQEKLCLLVMLGVRADGRKELVAITDGYRESAESWADLLRDCKRRGMTAPVLAIGDGALGFWKAVREVFPATKEQRCWFHKQANVLAALPKSAHPSALAAIKEIYNAEDIDKAQIAVKAFEADFGAKYPKAVAKITDDLDVLLEFYKYPAEHWIHLRTTNPIESTFATVRLRTKVTKGPGSRAAGLAMAYKLIDAAAARWRAVNAPHLVALVRAGAVFHKGRLLERPTDITPPTSPSDGGQHAGTEVA
- a CDS encoding Mu transposase domain-containing protein translates to MLTWEDDVEVHALRKRGWTISAIARHTGRDRKTIADYLSGKRTPGVRARPGPDPFEPFVDYVAARLTEDPHLWARTLLDELEQLGFPLSYQSLTRNIRARNLRPDCQACRTATERPNSVIEHAPGDETQWDWLELPDPPESWGWGKTAHLLVGSLAHSGKWRAALTPSEDQPQLVAALDRVTRELGGCTRVWRFDRMATVCDPGSGRVTASFAGVAKHYGVSVAICPPRRGNRKGVVEKVNHTAAQRWWRTLDDELTAEAAQASVDRFARVRGGTRMRATADGRSAVAVVAKTEPLAPVPATPYPVIISQTRTASRQALVSYRGNRYSVPPELAAAQVVVSHPVGAQFCDIATVAGIVIARHRMAADGLGVMVRDSGHVIALDTMAMATASTGRPHRRKERIPPGPAAKAAAAQLLHLNDANQEAAESSTWSTDSTVIDLSAYERAAQKRTIQ